A genomic segment from Gavia stellata isolate bGavSte3 chromosome 6, bGavSte3.hap2, whole genome shotgun sequence encodes:
- the GJD4 gene encoding gap junction delta-4 protein has protein sequence MERWDSLGFLIVTFNYNVTLVGKIWLMLIILLRMAVVVLAGYPLYQDEQERFVCNTLQPGCSNVCYDLFSPVSHFRFWLIQTVSILLPYAAFSIYVLHKVAMYIVRMHCLVHGCKGNKGLSSPKDLKELCRSAVVNRLDCGADNLSVLNFSGAYTVHLFFRTLLEAAFAAVQYFLFGFFVPERFSCYHSPCTSTVDCYISRPTEKSIMMIFIWGVSSLSFLLSLADLVCALRRMTARNQKNKLLANLHVENEGILNLPPVQHGSSSSPQNQDCPVSSNSQTSDGSCSLLSEEEVEAVLHPEVVSQQTASTNLNSNSNKPCISGDLAVKQDSTEEPLCAGDHQGTTCRQVRPRLQQDFIKDTALTLRPQIKSHLGVSSSVVQSKLLGYYPSAELKNPDAQSNYSSTSCLRSKKSEWV, from the exons ATGGAACGCTGGGACTCACTGGGATTTCTGATTGTCACATTCAACTACAATGTGACTCTGGTAG gaAAGATCTGGCTAAtgttaataattttgctgcgAATGGCAGTGGTAGTGTTAGCAGGCTATCCACTCTACCAAGACGAGCAAGAGCGCTTTGTCTGCAACACCCTGCAACCAGGATGCTCCAATGTTTGCTATGACTTGTTCTCTCCTGTATCTCACTTTAGATTCTGGCTCATTCAGACTGTGTCTATCCTTCTACCTTATGCTGCATTCAGCATTTATGTTTTGCACAAGGTAGCTATGTACATTGTAAGAATGCACTGTTTGGTGCATGGATGCAAAGGGAATAAGGGTTTATCAAGCCCCAAAGATCTGAAGGAGCTCTGTAGAAGTGCTGTTGTCAATAGATTAGACTGTGGTGCAGACAACCTAAGTGTCCTTAATTTTTCTGGGGCATATactgttcatcttttttttagGACACTACTGGAGGCTGCCTTTGCAGCTgtgcaatattttctttttggattttttgttcCTGAGCGCTTTTCCTGCTACCATTCACCTTGCACAAGCACAGTTGACTGTTATATCTCCCGGCCCACTGAGAAATCCATCATGATGATTTTCATCTGGGGGGTCAGCAGTCTATCCTTTCTGCTTAGCCTTGCTGATCTTGTCTGTGCTCTCCGGAGAATGACAGCAAGAAACCAAAAGAACAAGCTGCTGGCCAACCTCCACGTAGAGAATGAGGGCATTTTAAATCTTCCCCCAGTACAGCACGGTAGCTCTTCTTCACCTCAAAATCAAGACTGTCCAGTATCAAGTAACAGCCAGACCAGTGATGGCTCCTGCTCACTTCTCTCTGAAGAGGAAGTGGAGGCTGTTCTTCATCCTGAAGTGGTCTCTCAGCAAACTGCCAGCACTAACCTTAACAGCAACAGCAATAAGCCATGTATATCAGGAGATCTTGCTGTTAAGCAAGATAGCACTGAAGAACCCTTGTGTGCTGGTGACCACCAAGGAACTACATGCAGGCAAGTGAGACCCAGGCTTCAGCAAGACTTCATTAAAGATACTGCCCTGACTTTGAGACCTCAGATCAAGTCTCACCTTGGAGTTTCTTCCTCTGTAGTTCAGAGCAAGCTTTTAGGATATTACCCTTCAGCTGAGCTAAAAAACCCTGATGCACAATCAAATTATAGCAGTACTAGTTGCTTGAGGTCAAAAAAGTCAGAATGGGTATAG